A stretch of the Vigna radiata var. radiata cultivar VC1973A chromosome 7, Vradiata_ver6, whole genome shotgun sequence genome encodes the following:
- the LOC106766756 gene encoding serine/threonine-protein kinase SRK2E isoform X3 → MAVGPGMDMPIMHDSDRYELLRDIGSGNFGVARLMRDKHTEELVAVKYIERGEKVILTPTHLAIVMEYASGGELFERICNAGRFSEDEARFFFQQLISGVSYCHAMQVCHRDLKLENTLLDGSPAPRLKICDFGYSKSSVLHSQPKSTVGTPAYIAPEVLLKKEYDGKIADVWSCGVTLYVMLVGAYPFEDPEEPKNFRKTIHRILNVQYSIPDYVHISPECRHLISRIFVADPAKKVKLFVQQRISIPEIRNHEWFLKNLPSDLMDGNSNNQFEEPDQPMQSIEEIMQIIREATIPAAGSQSPNHDLTGSLDIDEEDMDTDPDLDLDSSGEIVYAM, encoded by the exons ATGGCTGTTGGGCCAGGAATGGATATGCCCATCATGCATGACAGTGATCGCTACGAACTCCTGCGTGACATTGGTTCTGGCAACTTCGGTGTAGCCAGGCTCATGAGGGACAAGCACACCGAGGAACTTGTTGCTGTTAAGTATATTGAGAGAGGTGAAAAG GTTATATTGACACCAACACATTTGGCAATTGTGATGGAATATGCTTCTGGAGGAGAGCTATTTGAGCGAATATGCAATGCAGGGCGATTCAGTGAGGATGAG GCACGCTTCTTCTTCCAACAACTTATATCAGGGGTTAGCTATTGTCATGCAATG CAAGTATGCCATCGAGACTTGAAGTTGGAAAACACATTGTTGGATGGTAGTCCAGCTCCTCGTTTGAAGATTTGTGATTTTGGCTATTCAAAG TCCTCAGTGCTACATTCTCAACCAAAATCTACAGTGGGAACCCCTGCATATATCGCTCCAGAAGTTTTGCTTAAGAAGGAATATGATGGCAAG ATTGCAGATGTGTGGTCTTGTGGGGTGACTTTATATGTCATGTTGGTGGGTGCATATCCATTTGAGGATCCTGAGGAACCTAAAAATTTCCGCAAGACAATACAT AGGATTTTGAATGTTCAGTACTCAATTCCAGACTATGTTCATATATCTCCCGAGTGCCGTCATCTGATATCAAGGATTTTTGTTGCTGATCCTGCAAAA AAAGTAAAATTGTTTGTACAACAGAGAATAAGTATTCCTGAAATTAGAAACCACGAGTGGTTTTTGAAGAACCTTCCAAGTGATCTGATGGATGGGAATAGCAACAACCAGTTTGAGGAGCCTGATCAACCAATGCAAAGCATTGAAGAAATCATGCAGATAATCAGAGAGGCTACAATTCCTGCAGCTGGATCTCAGTCTCCCAACCATGATCTTACTGGTAGCTTGGATATTGATGAGGAGGACATGGATACAGATCCTGATCTTGACTTAGATAGCAGTGGAGAAATAGTGTATGCTATGTAA
- the LOC106766756 gene encoding serine/threonine-protein kinase SRK2E isoform X2, producing MAVGPGMDMPIMHDSDRYELLRDIGSGNFGVARLMRDKHTEELVAVKYIERGEKIDENVQREIINHRSLRHPNIVRFKEVILTPTHLAIVMEYASGGELFERICNAGRFSEDEARFFFQQLISGVSYCHAMQVCHRDLKLENTLLDGSPAPRLKICDFGYSKSSVLHSQPKSTVGTPAYIAPEVLLKKEYDGKIADVWSCGVTLYVMLVGAYPFEDPEEPKNFRKTIHRILNVQYSIPDYVHISPECRHLISRIFVADPAKRISIPEIRNHEWFLKNLPSDLMDGNSNNQFEEPDQPMQSIEEIMQIIREATIPAAGSQSPNHDLTGSLDIDEEDMDTDPDLDLDSSGEIVYAM from the exons ATGGCTGTTGGGCCAGGAATGGATATGCCCATCATGCATGACAGTGATCGCTACGAACTCCTGCGTGACATTGGTTCTGGCAACTTCGGTGTAGCCAGGCTCATGAGGGACAAGCACACCGAGGAACTTGTTGCTGTTAAGTATATTGAGAGAGGTGAAAAG ATAGATGAAAATGTACAGAGAGAAATTATAAATCACAGATCTCTGAGGCATCCTAATATTGTGAGGTTCAAGGAG GTTATATTGACACCAACACATTTGGCAATTGTGATGGAATATGCTTCTGGAGGAGAGCTATTTGAGCGAATATGCAATGCAGGGCGATTCAGTGAGGATGAG GCACGCTTCTTCTTCCAACAACTTATATCAGGGGTTAGCTATTGTCATGCAATG CAAGTATGCCATCGAGACTTGAAGTTGGAAAACACATTGTTGGATGGTAGTCCAGCTCCTCGTTTGAAGATTTGTGATTTTGGCTATTCAAAG TCCTCAGTGCTACATTCTCAACCAAAATCTACAGTGGGAACCCCTGCATATATCGCTCCAGAAGTTTTGCTTAAGAAGGAATATGATGGCAAG ATTGCAGATGTGTGGTCTTGTGGGGTGACTTTATATGTCATGTTGGTGGGTGCATATCCATTTGAGGATCCTGAGGAACCTAAAAATTTCCGCAAGACAATACAT AGGATTTTGAATGTTCAGTACTCAATTCCAGACTATGTTCATATATCTCCCGAGTGCCGTCATCTGATATCAAGGATTTTTGTTGCTGATCCTGCAAAA AGAATAAGTATTCCTGAAATTAGAAACCACGAGTGGTTTTTGAAGAACCTTCCAAGTGATCTGATGGATGGGAATAGCAACAACCAGTTTGAGGAGCCTGATCAACCAATGCAAAGCATTGAAGAAATCATGCAGATAATCAGAGAGGCTACAATTCCTGCAGCTGGATCTCAGTCTCCCAACCATGATCTTACTGGTAGCTTGGATATTGATGAGGAGGACATGGATACAGATCCTGATCTTGACTTAGATAGCAGTGGAGAAATAGTGTATGCTATGTAA
- the LOC106766756 gene encoding serine/threonine-protein kinase SRK2E isoform X1 produces the protein MAVGPGMDMPIMHDSDRYELLRDIGSGNFGVARLMRDKHTEELVAVKYIERGEKIDENVQREIINHRSLRHPNIVRFKEVILTPTHLAIVMEYASGGELFERICNAGRFSEDEARFFFQQLISGVSYCHAMQVCHRDLKLENTLLDGSPAPRLKICDFGYSKSSVLHSQPKSTVGTPAYIAPEVLLKKEYDGKIADVWSCGVTLYVMLVGAYPFEDPEEPKNFRKTIHRILNVQYSIPDYVHISPECRHLISRIFVADPAKKVKLFVQQRISIPEIRNHEWFLKNLPSDLMDGNSNNQFEEPDQPMQSIEEIMQIIREATIPAAGSQSPNHDLTGSLDIDEEDMDTDPDLDLDSSGEIVYAM, from the exons ATGGCTGTTGGGCCAGGAATGGATATGCCCATCATGCATGACAGTGATCGCTACGAACTCCTGCGTGACATTGGTTCTGGCAACTTCGGTGTAGCCAGGCTCATGAGGGACAAGCACACCGAGGAACTTGTTGCTGTTAAGTATATTGAGAGAGGTGAAAAG ATAGATGAAAATGTACAGAGAGAAATTATAAATCACAGATCTCTGAGGCATCCTAATATTGTGAGGTTCAAGGAG GTTATATTGACACCAACACATTTGGCAATTGTGATGGAATATGCTTCTGGAGGAGAGCTATTTGAGCGAATATGCAATGCAGGGCGATTCAGTGAGGATGAG GCACGCTTCTTCTTCCAACAACTTATATCAGGGGTTAGCTATTGTCATGCAATG CAAGTATGCCATCGAGACTTGAAGTTGGAAAACACATTGTTGGATGGTAGTCCAGCTCCTCGTTTGAAGATTTGTGATTTTGGCTATTCAAAG TCCTCAGTGCTACATTCTCAACCAAAATCTACAGTGGGAACCCCTGCATATATCGCTCCAGAAGTTTTGCTTAAGAAGGAATATGATGGCAAG ATTGCAGATGTGTGGTCTTGTGGGGTGACTTTATATGTCATGTTGGTGGGTGCATATCCATTTGAGGATCCTGAGGAACCTAAAAATTTCCGCAAGACAATACAT AGGATTTTGAATGTTCAGTACTCAATTCCAGACTATGTTCATATATCTCCCGAGTGCCGTCATCTGATATCAAGGATTTTTGTTGCTGATCCTGCAAAA AAAGTAAAATTGTTTGTACAACAGAGAATAAGTATTCCTGAAATTAGAAACCACGAGTGGTTTTTGAAGAACCTTCCAAGTGATCTGATGGATGGGAATAGCAACAACCAGTTTGAGGAGCCTGATCAACCAATGCAAAGCATTGAAGAAATCATGCAGATAATCAGAGAGGCTACAATTCCTGCAGCTGGATCTCAGTCTCCCAACCATGATCTTACTGGTAGCTTGGATATTGATGAGGAGGACATGGATACAGATCCTGATCTTGACTTAGATAGCAGTGGAGAAATAGTGTATGCTATGTAA